CTTCTTGCAACAGGATCAAACTACAGCCCCGGCAACAATGGGTCAACGTCCGGCTTTTTTCCGGGTTTGGACACGAACACCATCACAGGCGGACAAGTCATGGCACAGGGAACACTCTTTGGATCGGCGTACCGGCTTGCGAGTTTCGATCGCGCATTCAAGGCGTCGCTCCGGACGGCATTTGAAAAATCCGGACTCTCCTGCGTGCAGGTGGCCGAACAAATGGACGCACTCGCCAAGGAAGCCGGCATCAAATTGAACAGCGGCAATGCGGCGGCACTCTCTACGGCGACGCTGGAAAAGTGGTTGAATCAAAACGATGACGAGCGTTTCCCCAGTCCACGGGCTGTTGTCGCATTTTGTGAAGTCGTGGGCGCGGCTGATCCGCTCGACACCATGGCGCTCGTTGTCGGGCGCAAGACCATCGACCAACGGCAAGTCATGCTTTTGGAACGGGCCGAGGTCGATGAACGAATCAAGGCGCTGAAGCGCCGTAAACGTCTGTTGGAGGCGGAGTTATGCACAACACAATGAACGTTTATGCCGGACGCGGTCCGGGTCGCTATCGCGACACCTGGGCGATTCGGAAATCTCTGGATCTGGCCGGGGTGACGATGGCCGAGGTCGGCCGACGGCTTGGGCTGACGCCGCAGACCGTAAGCGACACGGTGCGCGGTCGAAAGAATAGTCGGCAGGTGTTGCGGTATCTGCTTGAGGAATTGGAGATCTCGGCTGAGGTGCTGAGTTTGCCGGACGATATGCAGGTGAAGGAGGAAGCGTAATGGGAAATGTATCAGAACGTACTGTTGAGGTTCGCGTTGAAGGCAGTGTGGTCTTTGGTTGGTATCCCGATTGGGGTGAAGGCAATGTTCAGATTGTACATGACGCTGAGTGCGTCTCCCAGGCACAGGAACTTCTGGGAGACGCACTGGAGTGGCTTCGTTCCCTTAAAATTCATGAATAACCGCTTCTGCAGGAAGCGGGACAGCCGGATACAATCCGTAGAGTTCATCAAGGAAGATGTATGGAATCACTAACAAATCTTCATCAAACAGTGTTTGCACCTGTTCGTTGTACGCCT
This DNA window, taken from Desulfovibrio inopinatus DSM 10711, encodes the following:
- a CDS encoding helix-turn-helix domain-containing protein; amino-acid sequence: MHNTMNVYAGRGPGRYRDTWAIRKSLDLAGVTMAEVGRRLGLTPQTVSDTVRGRKNSRQVLRYLLEELEISAEVLSLPDDMQVKEEA